GGGGAATTATTCATGGTGCATTTGGTTCCGGCGGTCCATTCGTAGTTATTTATGCCGGCCGGGCGCTGCCGGATAAATCGCTCTTCCGCGTTACATTGTGCATGCTGTGGACTATCCTGAATACAATTTTAATGATTAAGTGGACGGCTGCCGGAGACGTATGGAGTCCGGCGGTTTTTAAAATTATTGGAATCTCGCTTCCGTTTTTGATTGCCGGAACATTGATTGGCGATTGGCTGCACCATCGTGTTAATGAACGGCTGTTTCGGCTTGCGGTATACGGAGTATTGTTCCTTGCCGGAGTGGCCATGCTGTATGGCGTACTGAGTCCACAGAATCGGGTGGAACAGATGGATGATTGTAATCAACGCTGCCTTGAGCAGCATGGAGGAGTGGAATAGTGAACGAAGGAAAATGGACAAAAGAGAGCGCAGACCGAATGGCTGCTGAGTGGCGTTATATTGTAACAGACATGATTTGCCGTGCAGGTTCAGGACATGTCGGCGGGGCATTGAGTCTAATTGAGGTGCTGCACACACTTTATTTTCGTGTGATGCAGGTGGATCCGGAAAATCCGGCATGGGAAGGGCGCGACCGCCTGGTGCTGTCCAAGGGTCACGCGGCGCCGGCGCTTTATATGGCACTCGCCGAGAAAGGCTTTTTCCCGAAAGCCTGGCTGAGCACGCTGAACGCTGACGGTACAAAACTGCCGAGTCATGCCGACGCCCGTACCGTGCCGGGCATTGATGCCACGACCGGCTCACTCGGGCAGGGGCTTTCTGTGGCCTGCGGTATGGCGCAAGCGGCGAAGGGTAGCAAACAGGATCACACGGTGTATTGCATCATCGGTGACGGCGAAACCAATGAAGGTCAAAACTGGGAAGCCGCCATGTACGCCGGACATCATAAACTGGATAACCTGATTGCGCTGACCGACTACAATAAACTCCAGATTGACGGTGCAACGGATGAGATACTGTCGCTTGAACCGCTGGCTGATAAGTGGAAGGCATTCAACTGGGAAGTGTTTGAAACGGACGGCCACGACTGGGACGATCTGTTTAAAACGTTTGAAAAAGCCAGAAAAATTGAAGGCAAACCGGTGATGATTATCGCGCATACCTGTAAAGCCAAGGGGTGCTGCTGCATTGAAAACACCGCCGGAAGCCATAACATTAAAGTGCCGGACCAGGCATCGCACGAAAAATACCTAAAGGCTTTTGCGGTGCAGGATGTAAAGCTGCCTTACTAAACGAAACGAATTTACGGAGAAAATGAATGAGCGATTTAAGTAAAAAAGAGATGCGTGTCGTATACGGCGAAGTGTTGAATGAACTGATGGTGATCAATCCGGATGTGGTGTGTCTGGAGGCGGACCTGAGTAAAGCATCCGGAACCAATCCGTCGGTGGCCGAAGCGAATCCGGCGCGTTTTATAAACGCCGGCGTGGCGGAAGCGAACATGATTGGCATGGGCGCCGGTTTGGCGATTGAAGGTAAAATTCCGTTCTGTGCCAGTTTCTCATGTTTTGCAACGCGCCGCGTGTATGATCAGATTTACCTGAGCGTTGCGTATGCCAACACGAATGTAAAAATTGTCGGTACTGCGCCTGGAATCACTCAGGGGCCGAACGGCGGCACCCACATGGATTTTCAGGATCTCGCCATAATGCGCGTAATGCCGAACTTTCACGTCTACAGCCCGGCCGATCCGTATGAGCTGCGCTCCATGATGTTCCACATGGCGGCGTCTAAACAGCCGACGTATATGCAGCTTGTGCGTACGCAGGTTGGGCAGGTTTTCGATGAAGCCTATGAATTCAATCCCGACAAAGCAGTGACGCTGCGCGAAGGCAGCGATGTCACGCTGGTGACCACCGGCTATATGACTCAGTTTGCGGTGAATGTTGCCGATGAACTGAAAGCCGGCGGTGTCAGCGTTGAAGTGCTGCATTATCCGTCCGTCAAACCGTTCGATGAAAAAACACTGCTTGCGTCCGCGCAGAAAACCGGCGGCGTGGTCACTGTGGAAAATCAGAGCATCATTGGCGGTCTCGGCGGCGCAGTCTGCGAAGTGCTGAGCGAAAAATATCCGGTCAAAGTAAAACGTCTCGGAATTCCGGATCAGTTCGGTGAAGTTGCCACAGAAAACTACCTGTTTAATAAACACGGTTTTGGGCCGCAACACATCGCCGCCGCCTGCCGTGAACTGGCAAACAAATAACGGAGATTCATGAACCGGCAAGAATCCATGCAGATTGCGCGTCCGCCGGAACTTACGGCGGACGAGTTGCGGTTAAAATTAAATCACCTCGCCGGAATTCTTTCCGGCGAGGGGTTTGGTGCCATCGCACTCTGCAGCGAGGGCGCGATGCGCTGGCTGACCGGACTGAAACATCAGCTCGGTGATATTGCACCGCCGGCGCCGGCGCCGGTCAACGCACTGGTTGACTTTTCCGCCGCCGGAAAAATTAAAATTACAATCATTTCCAAACCGTTCGAAATGCCGCGCCTGAAAGATGAAATTCCGGCGGTATTCGAGCCGGTGCCGGAGATTGAATTTTCTTTTGCCGAAACATATCCGGCACCGCCGGTTTCAACGTTGACGCCGGAGCATGAAAAATATGCGGTGGTGATTGATGCGGCCATTCGTCCGCTGCTCGGTGGCTTTGACGGCAATCCGTTTAAAAAAATCGACTGGATTTCCCGCACAGCGATGCAGGCGCTCGGCGACGCAGCGCGCCGGCTGGATGAGGGCATGAACGGCCTGGTTGTGCGCGGCATTATTTTAGAAGAACTTTACCGGCGCGGCATCGACGCCAATCTGGTGCTGGTTGCGCTCGCCGAACAGGAATCGCATTTGCATCCGGTGGCATCGGTAAAATACACGCTTGAAAAAGATCGCTGGATGAAACTGGTTATCGGCGCGCGCTATGCTGAACACATTGTTTCGCAATCGTTGATGGTGAAACTCGGCGGTGCGGTTTCCGCTGAAGAAACTGCGGTGTATCGCGCGCTGCAAACCGCAGCGGTGGAATACGCCGATCTGTATCGCGCCGGTGCAATCGAACGCGATATTTACACCGGATTGCTGGAACGTTTCCGGCAGGTTGAAGAAGAGACCGGTTTAACAGGTTTTGCAAAATCGGCGACGCTG
The Kiritimatiellales bacterium DNA segment above includes these coding regions:
- a CDS encoding transketolase C-terminal domain-containing protein, translating into MSDLSKKEMRVVYGEVLNELMVINPDVVCLEADLSKASGTNPSVAEANPARFINAGVAEANMIGMGAGLAIEGKIPFCASFSCFATRRVYDQIYLSVAYANTNVKIVGTAPGITQGPNGGTHMDFQDLAIMRVMPNFHVYSPADPYELRSMMFHMAASKQPTYMQLVRTQVGQVFDEAYEFNPDKAVTLREGSDVTLVTTGYMTQFAVNVADELKAGGVSVEVLHYPSVKPFDEKTLLASAQKTGGVVTVENQSIIGGLGGAVCEVLSEKYPVKVKRLGIPDQFGEVATENYLFNKHGFGPQHIAAACRELANK
- a CDS encoding transketolase, which produces MNEGKWTKESADRMAAEWRYIVTDMICRAGSGHVGGALSLIEVLHTLYFRVMQVDPENPAWEGRDRLVLSKGHAAPALYMALAEKGFFPKAWLSTLNADGTKLPSHADARTVPGIDATTGSLGQGLSVACGMAQAAKGSKQDHTVYCIIGDGETNEGQNWEAAMYAGHHKLDNLIALTDYNKLQIDGATDEILSLEPLADKWKAFNWEVFETDGHDWDDLFKTFEKARKIEGKPVMIIAHTCKAKGCCCIENTAGSHNIKVPDQASHEKYLKAFAVQDVKLPY
- a CDS encoding M24 family metallopeptidase, with product MNRQESMQIARPPELTADELRLKLNHLAGILSGEGFGAIALCSEGAMRWLTGLKHQLGDIAPPAPAPVNALVDFSAAGKIKITIISKPFEMPRLKDEIPAVFEPVPEIEFSFAETYPAPPVSTLTPEHEKYAVVIDAAIRPLLGGFDGNPFKKIDWISRTAMQALGDAARRLDEGMNGLVVRGIILEELYRRGIDANLVLVALAEQESHLHPVASVKYTLEKDRWMKLVIGARYAEHIVSQSLMVKLGGAVSAEETAVYRALQTAAVEYADLYRAGAIERDIYTGLLERFRQVEEETGLTGFAKSATLHHCGGGTSPLGNRDRMLNPDGKLVCDAWTQFAINPVDVLCGFKVELQGLILPGGVSPLMLDMHSAAAGIPFHVITAQSGMQAMLPDLMVV